A window of Haloarcula marismortui ATCC 43049 genomic DNA:
GAACGAACTGGAACTCGACGGCAAGCACGTCGACCTGGACAACATCGACATGCCTGTCCTCCAGCTCATGGGTGAGTACGACCACCTCATCCCGCCGGAGGCCTCCAAGCCGTTCAACGATGTCATCGCCAGCGACGACACGCGAACCATCGAGTTCTCGACGGGCCACATCGGTCTCTCCGTCTCGTCGTCGACCCACGCTGACCTCTGGCCCGAGGTCGCCGAGTGGTACTCCGAGCGCAGCACGGGGAGCGAGGAAGTCGATATCGAGGTCGAGTCCCCCGAAGCGGCCGAAGACGACGCGGTAGACCAGTCGGAACTCACCGACATCGACGTTGACGCGACCGACGATGTCGATGCCGACGCTACCGAAGACGATGCGACCGACGAACCCGCTGACGTGGATAGCGTCTCCGGTATCGGCCCGACCTACGCCGAACGGCTGCACGACGCCGGCATTCACAGCGTCGCGGACCTGGCCGAGTACGACGCGGCCGACCTGGCCGACATCGCCGAAACCACCGAATCCCGAGCACAGGACTGGCTCGATCAACTGTAATTCGGCGCCCCTTTTCTGTTTCCCGCTGCACGACCAGCCATGCGCGTCTCGGTCATCGGCGGCTCGACGGTCACTGACGAACAGTACCAACAGGCACGTGAGGTCGGGCAACTGCTCGGTGAGCATGGCCACGAAGTCGTCTGTGGCGGCCTCACCGGTGTGATGGAAGCAGTCTGCCGGGGTGCGAGCGAGGCCGGCGGTCACACTATCGGTATTTTACCCGGCGAGCGTACCGCGGCAGCGAACGACTACGTCCAGACAGCTATTGCGACGGGGCTGGGCAACGCCCGCAACGTCCTCGTCGTGATGAACGGTGCGGCCGTCATCGCCGTCGACGGCGGCACCGGAACGCTCTCGGAACTCGGCCACGCCCTCGACATAGACCGGCCGGTCGCTGGGCTCGGAACACACCGCTTCGACAGCCCGGTCGGCGACGCTATCGAACACGTCGACACCCCTGCCGAGGCTGTCGCATACGTTGAGTCTGCCGTGCAGTAGCCGCTGTTTCAGTCGAGTAGCCGCCGCAGTATCGCCGCAACAATGAGGTTCCCAACGCCAAGCAGCCTGACCCGACGACGGGCCCCGTCCTGTGGCGTGAACTCCACCGACAGCACCCAGCGATAGCCCAGCTGCGCCATCGACAGTAACAGCCCCGGAACGAGCAGATGAAGCGCGCCCGCTAGTGCTGTTCCGACCCACAGCAACCGCCGTTCGGTCCGTGTCAGGTCCATACCGACTCAAAGGGATACGTCGGTTTGACCGTGGCGTCTACTTCGTGATAGTAGGATTCTTAGGAGCGAGACGGCGTTCACCGCGGCTACGCTATCGTCATAGCGTCGTTATCCACCTATACTGAAAACAAAAATAGAGAATCGCACCGATTCTTCACGAGGTCGACGGGCGAGGCAGGCATCCGCGGCCGAAGGCCGCGGTTCTCGGAATCGCCGCAAAGCGGCGATTCCGCCTTTTTCGCCAATGTGGCTTGCCTCGCGGGTCACTTCGTTCCCCGCTCGGCGTGCCGAGGTTTCTTCGAAACCTCGCTTACATCATGCCGCCCATACCGCCGCCCATGCCGCCCATGCCGCCGCCCATTCCGCCGGGCGCGCCGCCTGGGCCGCCGGGTCCGCCTTCGTCCTCGTCGTCGTCGCCCTGGCCACCCTTGAGGTCGCCAGCAGCGATGACGTCGTCGATGCGGAGGATCATGACGGCTGCTTCGGTTGCGCTTTCGACAGCCTGGGTCTTGACACGGAGGGGCTCGACGACGCCGTCCTCTTCCATGTCGACGACCTCACCGGTGTAGGCGTCAAGCCCGGAGGTGACTGCGCCACCGTCGTGCTTGCTGCGGAGGTCGACCAGCGAGTCGATCGGGTCGAGACCGGCGTTCTCCGCGAGGGTGCGCGGGATGACGTCGATGGCGTCGGCGAAGGCCTCGACGGCGAGCTGTTCGCGCCCACCGACGGAGTCGGCGTGGTCGCGCAGGCCGAGTGCGAGCTGCGTCTCGGGGGCACCGCCGCCGGGCAGGACCTTGCCGTCCTCCAGCGTGGCGGCGACGACGCCAAGCGAGTCCTCGATGGCGCGCTCGACTTCGTCGACGACGTGTTCGGTGCCGCCGCGGAGAATCATCGTGACAGCGCGGGCGTCCTCGACGTCCTCGACGAAGATGCGCTCGTCGCCAGCGATGTCCTTCTGGGCAACGGAGCCGGCGAAGCCGAGGTCGTCGGCTTCGATGTCGTCGATGTTCGAGATGATGCGCGCGCCGGTCGAGCGCGAGAGCGCCTCGATGTCGGACTTCTTTGCGCGGCGAACAGCGAGGATGCCTTCCTGTGCGAGGTAGTGCTGGGCCATGTCGTCGATGCCCTTCTGGCAGAAGACGACGTCAGCACCGGCCTCGGCGAGCTGGTCGACCATTTCCTTGAGCTGTTCCTCTTCCTGGTCGAGGAACTGCTGGAGCTGGTCGGGGTCGGTGACGTTGACTTCGGTGTCGAGTTCCGTTTCCGGAACCTCGATGGCCGTGTCGAGCAGGGCCACGTCGGCGTCCTCGACGGCGAACGGCATGTTGTCGTGGACGCGTTCCTTGTCGACGATGACGCCTTCGACGAGTTCGGACTCATCGGTTGCGCCGCCGACGACGGTTTCGATCTGGATGTTGTCGGTGTCAACGCTGCCGTCGTCGTCGACGACGGACTGTGCGGCGCGGACGACGAGCTCGGCGAGGACGTCCTTGGAGGACTCCGCGCCCTTGCCGGTCATCGCGGTCGCGGCGACCTTCTCGAGGGTCTCCGTGTCGTCGGCGTCGACGTCGATGGCGTTGTCTTCGAGGATTTCCTTGGCTTTCTCGGCGGCCTGGCGGTACCCCTGGGCCAGGATGCTGGCGTGGATGTCCTGGTCGAGGAGTTCCTCGGCCTTCGAGAGGAGTTCGCCGGCCATGACGACCGCCGTGGTCGTGCCGTCGCCCACTTCGTCTTCCTGGGTCTGGGCGACCTCGACGATCATGTTGGCGGCGGGGTGCTCGATGTCCATCTCGTCGAGGATGGTGACGCCGTCATTCGTGACGACGACCGAGCCCGAGTTGTCGACGAGCATCTTGTCCATGCCCTTCGGACCCAGAGTCGTCCGAACGGCCTCGGCGACGGCCGTCCCGGCCGTGATGTTCATCGACTGCGCGTCCTTTCCGGATGTCCGCTGGGACTCCTCGGAAAGTACAATCATGGGCTGGTTGCCCATCTGCTGTTGAGCCATAGTCAAACGATGATTGAATGTGCTTCTATATAAAAGCCACGGTGACCGTCGGTGTATCGCCCTATTACACGCCATACTCGACGGTGTGACACCGTGTAACGTGGGTGGTTTATATACCCGTTTATTGCCGCTTAGCGGCCCATTCCGAACCGACGGTGGCGTAGTTCCGGCGTAATCTGGATGCGAGAGATGTCCTGCCCGGTCCGGTACCAGACGAACGCCGCCCTTGTGAACAGTTCACGACACTCGATGCGGACTTCCCGGGGATTGCCATCGGTCCGCTCGTGGATATCTTCGATTGCGGCCCGGGTGAACAGGTTCGGGGCCTGCCCCTCGTAGGGTTCGTCTCGGAAGTACGCCAGCGAGCGGGCGGCGTACTCAGCTACGTCGTCCGGCGAAAACGGGTCGATACCCTCATAATATCGCAGCCGGGAGTCGAGTGTCCCGCGAATCTCCGCCACCCGCCGTTTCCCTTCCGGTGTGCCGGTGAGGAACAGCCGAACGCCGGCGTCGCCGGCCACCTGCAGCGGCGACAGCAGGTCCGCCTCAAGCACTTCAATTTCGTCGACGACCAGTAAGAGCGTCTTGCCGTCCTCGCGCACGCGACGAACGATTTCGTGAACAGCGTCTTTCGCTTCAGCGGTCGCCCACGGAATTCCGTCACGAACCTGCGAGTAGTTACGCTGGTCAATGGAATAGCCCGCGGCGTAGGCGGCTGTCAGAACCGTCTGGTAGAGTTTCCGGGGCGTCGTCTCACGGGGGTTGTCCAGATGCGTGATGACAAAGCCCTCGTGTTTCGAGAGGTCCCGCAGCACGATTTCTCGGAAGGCGGTCTTTCCGGTGCCGTAGGGACTCACTAACCCGATGTGCTGGTCCTGCAGGAGCCAGGACGTGACCTGATTCAGCATCTCGGTGTCGTGGCGGACGTACAGCGGTTCGGGCATATGGTCCAGCCCGGCTTCCTCAGTAAACGGGAGGTCTGTCACTGTGTCGGCCGTGCCGCCCAGCGCCTCGCCAAAGGCCAGCAGCCGCTGTTCGACCTCCTGTAGCTGGTCCAATAGCACGCCGGCAGCGGCGCTCTCGGCACGTTCTTCTTCTTCGGACCGGAGCGATTCGAGGCGGTCCATTACCTCCGAGACCGACTGTCCCGCGCCGCTAGAACCCGGTTGCTCTGTGTCGTCCACCACGGCTATCTCTCTCAGCCTTACCCGTCCGGCGCGTTATATGTTACGCCCCGAATTTCGAGGAAGATAACGTGACCTGTCCGTCCTACCTAGAACGGCAGTGGAAACGGAACCGAGCCGTAGGCGTATCCTTCCATGCTGCCGTCCGGTCGAGCGCGGAACACGATAGTCGGCGAGTACCCCACGTCTGGCTGTTCGCCGTAGACCCGATGCCAGTCGTCGTCCGGGAAGGAACTGCAGTCCACCACGAGGACCGCACCGGGGTGGGCCGCTAGCTGGTCGCGTGTCTTCGCATCGCCGGACGCCTTCACCGCGCCGACGGCGGTGTCGACCTGCCGTCGGGACGGCGGCCGCGGGCGAGTGACCTCAACGAGCGTGTCTTCGACCCGGAAATCGACGGAGTGGCCGGAGTCCAGTTCGACCTCGGGCCTGATGTCGTTGCCCGCATCGACGAGCAGTTTGGCGACGTTGAACTCGCCCATCGTCGCCCGCATCCGCGAGAGGTCAAAGCCCTCGCTGGTCCCGAGTTTGCTCGCCATCGTGTAGCGGTAGTCGTCGAGTTCGCCGGTCGCGAGGAAGTCGTCGTAGAACGCCAGCCCGTCCGCCCGGTCGGCGTCCGGGAAGCCGCCGGCGTGGTCCCGGAAGAACGTCCGCGTCGACTCCCGGCCGTCTTTCGAGAGGAACACAGGCAGGAAAAAGTGCGCCAGCGTCTCGTACTCGGTGAGCCACGGGTCTTCGACCTCCAACTGTGCGAACAGTTCACGCTGGACCCACTCGCTGATTTCGTCTGGGACCTCGTCGAACGTGTACTTCTCCGTCCGCCACAGCGTCTCCGGGGTTTCGGTGTTACCGACCCAGTACGCCCGCTGGCCGTTCCAGCAAAACAGCGCCAGGTCGCCGTTATCCATCTCCAGCCGGCGCGCAGCCCACCCCTCTGGCGGAGCGAACCACGGCCCGTTCATCGTCGCACCGAAGGTGTTCTGCAACGGTGACAGCAGGTCTGTCCGGACCCGCTTCTCGCTCCATCGCTCGTTCGACCGCCGCAGGCGTAAGGGACCAGCCACAGGGTCGTGTAGACGGTCAGTGGTCTTGGGCGTTCCGCCCTATCGGAACGCCCTCGTTCGGCCCGCTCGACTGCTCTGTCGCCTGTATGGTGCGGTTTCTGGAACCACCGTTACATTGATAATCACTAGCAGCCAAGATTTATCGTGGTAACCTATGTCGATGGGAGCGTACGACGACGACGAACACGAACGCCGTGAGCGTAAGAACAGCGAGGTCGAACTGTCGGAAGACGACGACCGGAGTACATACCACGGGAGCGTCGACTACGACGGTGACGAGTCGACAGAAGAGCTGCTCGACCAGTTCAAGCAGATTAACTCCGACTGACTGCGGTCGTTCTCGACCGGTAGCGCAATAGTCCGACAGAGACGGCTGTCACGGCAGTCACGGCTATCACATGGCCGACCAGCGCCGCGAGCAGCACCGGCTGGTCCAGCACGAACGGCACGAGCACGAGTTGGAGGACGCCAAAGCCCCATATCTCTAAGTCGGCTCGCATGAACACCCGTGCCGTCTCTGGGTCGAACCGGTAGCGAGCCGACCGCCACAGGCCCGTGACGCTGGCCCACCAGCCCGTCCCGATGCGGTAACTCACGTCCCAGAGGATGAGCAGCGTTAGATACACGACCAGTACCGGTGGCTCCGGCCCGAACAGCCGGCCCAGTAGCGGCATCGAGCTAACCTGTGGGTCGAAGACGAACAGATGGGTGAGTAGCGCGATGTATGCGAGGACGGACAACACGACTTCGACGTTCGAGGCGAACAGCAGTGCACGGTAGGTCGGCGGCACGTCGATACGCCGGATGAGCGTGCTAATGCGGAGCATCTCTGCGCTCCCGATGGTGGCGACGAACACGACGACCGTGCCGGCGATTGCGGCGCTCCAGACCTCGTAGTACCACGACAGGGCGATGATGGCAACCTCGAAGATGAGGAGCTGAATCGCCATCGCTGCCCACGTCGGCAGCCGGATTCCCGGCAGCGCGCCGATGATGCTCTCGTACACCCACGTCTCGCCGTAGTCGGGACGGGCGCTATCCCCGCTCATCTGCCCGCACCACCCGTAGCTGCGGCCGCCCGTGCTGCGTTTCGACTCCGTGGCTCGCTGAGGGCTAGCTTGACCGCATCCCCGAACGATGTCGGGGCAACGGCGAACTGTGCCTGTGCAGCCTCGGTGTCTGCGACCACTGGCGTCTTCAGCCCGTGGATGAGCGGCCGGGCGACGCTTGATGGCACGTCGGTCATGAGGGCGACCCAGTACGCCGACAGCTTCGGTGTCAACACCGGTATCGGCACGATTGTCGGCTCACCGGACCCCATGAGCCGGCCCGTTCGCTTCAGGATCTCTGCGTATGTCAGTACCTCCGGCCCCCCGATCTCGTAGGTTTCGCCGGCTGTTTCCGGCTTGTCGAGCACGTCGACCAGGTACGCGATGACGTCGTCGATAGCGATCGGATGACAGTCTGTCCGCACCCAGCGCGGTGTCAGCATCACGGGCAATCGCGTCGTTAGCTCGCGTATCATCCGAAAGCTCGCCGAGCCCGCGCCGATGATGATGGCCGCCCGGAACGTCGTCAGGTCGTACGCTCCTTCTCGGAGAATAAACTCGACCTCACGGCGTGACCGGAGGTGCTCGGACAGCGTCTCGTCCTCCTCGCCGAGGCCGCCGAGGTAGACGACCCGGTCGACACCGGCCTCGTCAGCTGCCCGACGGAAGTTCCGCGCCGCCCGCCGGTCCCGCTCGGCGTAGTCGCTCCCGGCACGCATTGAATGGACCAGGTAGTACGCGGCGTTGACGCCGTCAAGGCCGGCGTCGAAACTGCCCGCGTCGAGCAGGTCACCTGTCGCCACGTCGACGCCGTCGGGTGGGTCGTACTCGCTCGGATCGCGAACGAGCGCCCGGACGCTGTGGCCGGCCGCGAGGAGCGCCGGGACGAGATGGCTCCCGACGAACCCCGTCGCACCGGTCACGAGCACATGCATACCCTTCCTGCAGAACGGAACGGGGTTAAAACCGCCGTCTGATTGTTCGGAGCCGTGTCGGACCGCTTGCTCGTTTCAGGACTGTCGAACGAGCGGTTCGTACCAGTCGCGGTTGTCGCGGTACCAGTCGATGAACTTCGCGACGCCCTCCCGAATGGTGTGGTCCGGGTCGTAGCCGAGCAGTTCCTCGGCACGGTCGGTCGCGGCGTGGGTGTGTTCGGCGTCGGCGTCGTGGCGTTCCTCGTAGACCAGATCGAGGTCCGGGTCGATCTGGTCGCGGA
This region includes:
- a CDS encoding TIGR00725 family protein codes for the protein MRVSVIGGSTVTDEQYQQAREVGQLLGEHGHEVVCGGLTGVMEAVCRGASEAGGHTIGILPGERTAAANDYVQTAIATGLGNARNVLVVMNGAAVIAVDGGTGTLSELGHALDIDRPVAGLGTHRFDSPVGDAIEHVDTPAEAVAYVESAVQ
- the thsA gene encoding thermosome subunit alpha; amino-acid sequence: MGNQPMIVLSEESQRTSGKDAQSMNITAGTAVAEAVRTTLGPKGMDKMLVDNSGSVVVTNDGVTILDEMDIEHPAANMIVEVAQTQEDEVGDGTTTAVVMAGELLSKAEELLDQDIHASILAQGYRQAAEKAKEILEDNAIDVDADDTETLEKVAATAMTGKGAESSKDVLAELVVRAAQSVVDDDGSVDTDNIQIETVVGGATDESELVEGVIVDKERVHDNMPFAVEDADVALLDTAIEVPETELDTEVNVTDPDQLQQFLDQEEEQLKEMVDQLAEAGADVVFCQKGIDDMAQHYLAQEGILAVRRAKKSDIEALSRSTGARIISNIDDIEADDLGFAGSVAQKDIAGDERIFVEDVEDARAVTMILRGGTEHVVDEVERAIEDSLGVVAATLEDGKVLPGGGAPETQLALGLRDHADSVGGREQLAVEAFADAIDVIPRTLAENAGLDPIDSLVDLRSKHDGGAVTSGLDAYTGEVVDMEEDGVVEPLRVKTQAVESATEAAVMILRIDDVIAAGDLKGGQGDDDEDEGGPGGPGGAPGGMGGGMGGMGGGMGGMM
- a CDS encoding ATP-binding protein, encoding MDRLESLRSEEEERAESAAAGVLLDQLQEVEQRLLAFGEALGGTADTVTDLPFTEEAGLDHMPEPLYVRHDTEMLNQVTSWLLQDQHIGLVSPYGTGKTAFREIVLRDLSKHEGFVITHLDNPRETTPRKLYQTVLTAAYAAGYSIDQRNYSQVRDGIPWATAEAKDAVHEIVRRVREDGKTLLLVVDEIEVLEADLLSPLQVAGDAGVRLFLTGTPEGKRRVAEIRGTLDSRLRYYEGIDPFSPDDVAEYAARSLAYFRDEPYEGQAPNLFTRAAIEDIHERTDGNPREVRIECRELFTRAAFVWYRTGQDISRIQITPELRHRRFGMGR
- a CDS encoding DUF5784 family protein gives rise to the protein MAGPLRLRRSNERWSEKRVRTDLLSPLQNTFGATMNGPWFAPPEGWAARRLEMDNGDLALFCWNGQRAYWVGNTETPETLWRTEKYTFDEVPDEISEWVQRELFAQLEVEDPWLTEYETLAHFFLPVFLSKDGRESTRTFFRDHAGGFPDADRADGLAFYDDFLATGELDDYRYTMASKLGTSEGFDLSRMRATMGEFNVAKLLVDAGNDIRPEVELDSGHSVDFRVEDTLVEVTRPRPPSRRQVDTAVGAVKASGDAKTRDQLAAHPGAVLVVDCSSFPDDDWHRVYGEQPDVGYSPTIVFRARPDGSMEGYAYGSVPFPLPF
- a CDS encoding DUF5786 family protein, whose amino-acid sequence is MSMGAYDDDEHERRERKNSEVELSEDDDRSTYHGSVDYDGDESTEELLDQFKQINSD
- a CDS encoding DUF7530 family protein, with the protein product MSGDSARPDYGETWVYESIIGALPGIRLPTWAAMAIQLLIFEVAIIALSWYYEVWSAAIAGTVVVFVATIGSAEMLRISTLIRRIDVPPTYRALLFASNVEVVLSVLAYIALLTHLFVFDPQVSSMPLLGRLFGPEPPVLVVYLTLLILWDVSYRIGTGWWASVTGLWRSARYRFDPETARVFMRADLEIWGFGVLQLVLVPFVLDQPVLLAALVGHVIAVTAVTAVSVGLLRYRSRTTAVSRS
- a CDS encoding NAD(P)H-binding protein, whose protein sequence is MHVLVTGATGFVGSHLVPALLAAGHSVRALVRDPSEYDPPDGVDVATGDLLDAGSFDAGLDGVNAAYYLVHSMRAGSDYAERDRRAARNFRRAADEAGVDRVVYLGGLGEEDETLSEHLRSRREVEFILREGAYDLTTFRAAIIIGAGSASFRMIRELTTRLPVMLTPRWVRTDCHPIAIDDVIAYLVDVLDKPETAGETYEIGGPEVLTYAEILKRTGRLMGSGEPTIVPIPVLTPKLSAYWVALMTDVPSSVARPLIHGLKTPVVADTEAAQAQFAVAPTSFGDAVKLALSEPRSRNAARAAAATGGAGR